In one Melaminivora jejuensis genomic region, the following are encoded:
- a CDS encoding TonB-dependent siderophore receptor yields MPSILPSRRPSLVRPWRACLLAGCSLWGAANAQTGSAAAAPTQGALPAVQVTSQQSISTATRLEADPLRLPFAATVVERAQMDAAGAITLEDELRSVPGLQHGTQGNYYTRFETRGLRDTQDVLVLIDGVPLRLLQGNADVTLVAPELVDRIEFIKGPASALYGKNAIGGVVQFFLKPEQAGGEATATLGRFGRTDASLRQRWDFERGNLFVGLASNHWDGFQRGAGRTQQAAVLSGDWALTPQWVTGAQYFDSDVNAYRGSIVPLQGGRPMFGIGWRDNYGIDGSRVTGHYQSLSWKNRIEWGQGLSLRHLSSITRYDRLFAGGITIVPPPAAVSKGYSETQTDDSGVFHDLSLAHLSAGKHWSNELQIGLNLERGWQDQASPAFSNAPTYRGPDYDTPVSNIGNDPRGIRGRVTGSRFDQEVRSIYMQDRLEWGDAGLTLGLRRDHFTQRLARSDTSVQSYQSASRNSPRIAADWLWLRGAAGEHVLFANWTEGFRPQAVALNTRDGIVMPNILRPERTRSREIGLKGRALDASWAYQVSVFEARKIDGQRYYRNGPDSFISTNATSRVHGLEAQAQWRLSPRWSGWAHYTWQDARLSDFQTYTNAGVPSANYGGLRMRMSAHHIAGLGVTWREGDWTVAASANSVGSRFLRDNTANPQKLPAYVLLNVAASWDATARWTLQAGVNNLSDRYYIGDDLSAQDAGNAGAPRTWFARARYRF; encoded by the coding sequence ATGCCATCCATCCTTCCATCCCGCCGGCCCAGCCTCGTGCGCCCCTGGCGGGCCTGCCTGCTGGCCGGCTGCAGCCTGTGGGGCGCAGCAAACGCGCAGACGGGCAGCGCAGCAGCAGCGCCCACCCAGGGCGCACTGCCGGCGGTGCAGGTCACCAGCCAGCAGAGCATTTCCACCGCCACGCGCCTGGAGGCCGACCCGCTGCGCCTGCCCTTTGCCGCCACCGTGGTCGAGCGCGCGCAGATGGACGCCGCCGGCGCCATCACGCTGGAGGACGAGCTGCGCAGCGTGCCTGGCCTGCAGCACGGCACCCAGGGCAATTACTACACACGCTTCGAGACGCGCGGCCTGCGCGACACGCAGGACGTGCTGGTGCTGATCGACGGCGTGCCGCTGCGCCTGCTGCAGGGCAACGCCGACGTGACCCTGGTTGCCCCCGAACTGGTCGATCGCATCGAATTCATCAAAGGCCCGGCCTCGGCGCTGTACGGCAAGAACGCCATCGGCGGCGTCGTGCAGTTCTTCCTCAAGCCCGAGCAGGCCGGCGGCGAGGCTACGGCTACGCTGGGCCGCTTCGGCCGCACCGACGCTAGCTTGCGCCAGCGCTGGGACTTCGAGCGCGGCAATCTGTTTGTCGGCCTGGCCAGCAACCACTGGGACGGCTTCCAGCGCGGCGCCGGGCGCACCCAGCAGGCAGCGGTGCTCTCGGGCGACTGGGCGCTCACCCCGCAGTGGGTCACCGGCGCGCAGTATTTCGACAGCGACGTGAATGCCTACCGCGGCTCCATCGTGCCGCTGCAAGGTGGCCGGCCCATGTTCGGCATCGGCTGGCGCGACAACTACGGCATCGACGGCTCGCGCGTGACCGGACACTACCAGTCGCTGTCGTGGAAGAACAGGATCGAGTGGGGCCAGGGCCTGAGCCTGCGCCACCTCAGCAGCATCACGCGCTACGACCGGCTGTTCGCCGGCGGCATCACTATCGTGCCGCCGCCGGCCGCCGTCAGCAAAGGCTATTCCGAGACGCAGACCGACGACAGCGGCGTGTTCCATGACCTGTCGCTGGCCCACCTGTCGGCTGGCAAGCACTGGAGCAACGAGCTGCAGATCGGCCTGAACCTGGAGCGCGGCTGGCAGGATCAGGCCTCGCCTGCCTTCAGCAACGCGCCCACCTACCGTGGCCCCGACTACGACACGCCGGTGAGCAATATCGGCAACGACCCGCGCGGCATCCGTGGCCGCGTGACCGGCTCGCGCTTTGACCAGGAAGTGCGCAGCATCTACATGCAGGATCGCCTGGAATGGGGCGATGCCGGCCTGACGCTGGGCCTGCGGCGCGACCACTTCACGCAGCGCCTGGCACGCTCGGACACGTCCGTGCAGTCCTACCAGAGCGCCAGCCGCAACAGCCCGCGCATTGCCGCCGACTGGCTGTGGCTGCGCGGCGCAGCCGGCGAGCATGTGCTGTTTGCCAACTGGACTGAGGGCTTTCGCCCGCAGGCCGTGGCGCTGAATACGCGCGACGGCATCGTCATGCCCAACATCCTGCGTCCCGAGCGCACGCGCAGCCGGGAGATCGGGCTCAAGGGCCGGGCGCTCGATGCGTCCTGGGCCTACCAGGTCAGCGTGTTCGAGGCGCGCAAGATCGACGGCCAGCGCTACTACCGCAACGGCCCCGACTCGTTCATCTCGACCAATGCCACCTCGCGCGTACACGGCCTGGAGGCGCAGGCGCAGTGGCGGCTCTCGCCGCGCTGGAGCGGCTGGGCCCACTACACCTGGCAGGACGCGCGCCTGAGCGACTTCCAGACCTACACCAACGCCGGCGTGCCGTCGGCCAATTACGGCGGCCTGCGTATGCGCATGTCGGCCCACCACATCGCCGGCCTGGGCGTGACCTGGCGCGAGGGCGACTGGACGGTGGCTGCCAGCGCCAATTCGGTGGGTTCGCGCTTCCTGCGCGACAACACGGCCAATCCGCAGAAGCTGCCGGCCTATGTGCTGCTCAACGTCGCCGCCAGCTGGGACGCCACAGCGCGCTGGACGCTGCAGGCGGGGGTGAACAACCTGAGCGACCGCTACTACATCGGCGACGACCTGTCGGCGCAGGACGCGGGCAACGCCGGCGCCCCGCGCACCTGGTTCGCCCGCGCACGCTACCGCTTCTGA